In Pseudomonadota bacterium, the DNA window CATGAGGCACTGGAAAATTACCGCTGGCATTTTCGTACCGCCTTGATAGCGCAGCCCGGCATAACGGAACAATATGCCGATGCCTATCTGGAATATAACCGCGACACGCTTGCCCTGATGCATTTGCGCGGCGTAACGCCGGAGAAAGCCGCCCGTCTGATTTTTGATGATTTGCAGGCACGCGGCGTGCGCACCGATATCACCACAGCGCCGTCGGTTGCGCAAACCGCTGCCGCGACAGCAACAAATAATACACCCCCTTTGCCGGTCATCGCCGCGCCGACACAAAGCGAAATTGATGTCCTCAATGATATTCTGATGCGTCCAACGGCTGCACAATCCGAACAGATGCGTCATATTCAAGCCTATATGACGCTGCCCTCCAATCATGACAAGCTGGGGCCCGCAAAAATATTTCTGGATAATCTTGTCCGAAAAGGCATTGTGCAGGATGAAAACAATCCGGTGCATCGTGACCTCTATGATTTGCAAAGGATTGTGACACTGGGCGATGACGGGCGTTACCATTTGACGGGTATTGCCGCCGCAGCAGCCCCGCAGCCGCAAAAAACCATACCGATTCCCCAGACAATCCAAACGGCGCGCAAGCAGGCGCAGCCGCAAAAACTGGGATGGCGCGGACAGGCTGTCGTTTATAGCCTGTTGGGGCTGTTTCTCTACAGCTGTGTGCCGGCCTTCAACGTCTCCGCTGAAGTCTTCGTGCCAAGTGATACATGGCGCTATATCGGGCACAGCATTGCCCTGCCTGTTAGCCTGTTTACCGCCATATGGGTTTACCCCCGCGCCTTTGCTGAGAAATTCTTTCCGCAGGCCTGGGGCGTTTTCTCGTTTTTCCTGCTTTATTTCATGTTCTGGTCTGCGCTGGTTTCAGGAGGCGGAGAAGTTTTCACGGAACTGACAGCCCCAAAAGAACTTTCGATTATGACTGTCAGCAAAGACCTTGAGACAAACAAGCGTGTCGGGCGACACGGCAGGACAACCGCCTATTGTGTGCAAAATCATGTTTTTAAAAAAACAATGGTGCAAAAGAGTTTCTGCCGCATCAGACAAGAAAATTATGATGTCATGCCGGATGACGGCGATTTTCCATTGGGGATGGGAATAAAAAAATCCCCACTGGGGACGGTTTATACAGACTATATGTGGCCGCAAAAAGCAGAGCTGACAAAGGAGAATTTTCGCACAATTATGAATGTGACCATCGCTGTATTCTATATACAAGACAAGCTGT includes these proteins:
- a CDS encoding sel1 repeat family protein yields the protein MQSDRGSLYSGVTLAVAVLLNIYILLSRTSIATDEPSFLKSMSVFLNLSSFAILAAAVTPEQLDHNTWFLFWIGYGIWFFIKSPYALNKHKNRVEYFYNLLESGIDSADLMQQIPPNVQNAQTRADLREQIFQHKRTAHEALENYRWHFRTALIAQPGITEQYADAYLEYNRDTLALMHLRGVTPEKAARLIFDDLQARGVRTDITTAPSVAQTAAATATNNTPPLPVIAAPTQSEIDVLNDILMRPTAAQSEQMRHIQAYMTLPSNHDKLGPAKIFLDNLVRKGIVQDENNPVHRDLYDLQRIVTLGDDGRYHLTGIAAAAAPQPQKTIPIPQTIQTARKQAQPQKLGWRGQAVVYSLLGLFLYSCVPAFNVSAEVFVPSDTWRYIGHSIALPVSLFTAIWVYPRAFAEKFFPQAWGVFSFFLLYFMFWSALVSGGGEVFTELTAPKELSIMTVSKDLETNKRVGRHGRTTAYCVQNHVFKKTMVQKSFCRIRQENYDVMPDDGDFPLGMGIKKSPLGTVYTDYMWPQKAELTKENFRTIMNVTIAVFYIQDKLLPRDPEKAAFHLQTAAEDNNADAQFLLGALYLQEGTPLHDEQAARQWMLRAAEQKHPEAMSNLGLLYFYGQHGFEKDMRKAFEWTLPAAQAGESRAQVLLSIFYSTGKGEVKQNIVESVKWAMIAEMRGNGKATDLLATLKPSLVTIAGQEKTDKIFEAAAGLAAVYQQQHTDAADETAAAAD